A segment of the Cheilinus undulatus linkage group 24, ASM1832078v1, whole genome shotgun sequence genome:
TGTGAGCTGTTTGAGGTGACATCCCATCACAGTTTTAAGGAGAAGCTGCAGCAGATAAGGCTAAAGTTTGGCAGCCACATGCTAGCAAAGCTTGGGCAGCAGATGCCTGGAAGCTCTGGATGAGAGCAAAGGTTTCCAGGGGTTATGTTTGCATGCAAACAAGAGAATCCATCAATGCCCAAGCATGTTTGACCCGCAAATGTCCCATTTATTTGACTATTCTGAGTGTGCTGCACCATGCTCAGGCACTTTACACTTCCTTGGCCCTGGACTTTGTTGGACAGACCCAAATGTGAGAACTGAAAATAGAAGTTTTCAAGCGTTCCTTACATTTTACTTGTGTTTCCGTGGGTTAAACCTTGTCGTTTAAAGTCATGGAAATGTTGCTTTGACTGGTCACTCTTCAAGGACCAACAGCTGGGTTCAGATTTAGCAGAGTCCAGTCTCCCGTTAAGACTATTGAACAGAAAGGCAGACCACTAGTCAGCTTCTGTCTTTATCTGTCGCTGCAAACATCCTGCCCAAACAAATTAAACTTACTGTTCCGGGGATGAGACTATGCCATTAAACATGAGAGGTTCAGCCTTTGACTCGTCGTCCCTGAAGCACAAACAGTCAGGCTCTGATTCAAGATCATACCCGGGTTCACATTCAGGTTTAGTCGTGTCTGGTTTCTGTTGGATTCTTTAGGACAGAGAGGACAAAAAAAggcatacatttttgttttctcaatCAGGGACAGAAATGCAAGACAAAAATAAGCCATAAACAAGAAAAGGACTGACAAATTTTACAGTGATAATTATCTGAAAGGTCCCTTGGCAAATTTTCAACAGTTGAGTTATGAGATAACTCATTATATATGAGGGTGTGAAAAGCTTGCCAATAAAAAGCATCAGATCGAACTCATTCAATGATGGCATGTAACATCAATGCTATTAAAAGCTCACCTGTTCTCTGGACTGCAGGGTGACTTCTGAAACATGATTGGATCAGCCATGGACATGTTACTCCTGAAGGACACACAGCTGGGTTCAGGCCCAAAACCAAGATCAGGGTAGTCTGATTGTTGGCACATCCTAAtcgaacagaaataaaatattaattattaaaacacaaacGCTGCAGGAATTGCATAAAGCCAATGGTCATCTTGTTTTTGGAAGCCAGAGGGACCATATTTGGGCTAAAGGGcaaattttctgtattttgactGACAAGTGCTCACCTTAAAACCCACCTTAAACCCTTGCCTTACCAGAGGGGGATGTCATCCTCTTGATGGTATTAAtacaatggataaatatttttaatggtaAGGAGTTTCACCCATCATCATTTTGGCTTATAGTGTCAGATGTGACCATTTTGGAAGTCCATATGTAGTCACCTCCTGCTTAATGATCAGTGATCTTAACCCAGATGGTAGCCCTGCCCAGATGTCCTACTTGCCAAAAGGCAAGGCAGGCACCTGCTTGGGACCCCAGACCAGTAGGAGCCCCCCTGATGTTGGAAAAACTTAACCAAAATTGAAACAACAGCAGTGATTCAAATTTTGCAATGACAGTTGGAAACCTCCCTAAGGGGGCCCCATCTGGCAGCACTCACTCTTGTTGTATTGCTTATTATTGTAAAAACTGAAGTTAATGACTTttaagtttatgtttttttgttggtaTCAGATTATTTAGAACATGATGGTGATGCTGGTTTGAGGAGAATGTGTGAAAGATTGTGTTTGGCAAAATTGGCCCATGATATACTAAATTTACCTCACGCTGTGTTGAAGACATGAAACTAAGACGGCTTTGACCAAGAAGCAGGAACATGAAGAAATATCATGTTAACTTACATGTTTGGAAAGGAGAGTTGTCTCTTAATAACATGTGGTGTACTCATGGTGGATCCTCAAGGACGCACTGATCAATATCCCTGTCAGAGAAACAAAATAGTTGGGTTACCTTGATTTAAACGTTTTATCCGCACACTGCTTCCAGTCCTCCTCATTTGGGACTGTGTGGGACTGTCTCTGGTGGTTAAAAAATCCCTGTGTGAAGCAGCTCAAGTGACACATAATCTGCTGAGggatatttgtttaaaaagaagaaaataaatattattttccATCTCATTTAGCTAAATGCCAGTGGAACAAAATTAGCTCCAGAGAGTATTATTAGACAAACTTGAACAtacataatttatttattttttactattaATATTAGTTGTGATTTTAAAGACTGTTGCTTGGCTTCCATCTCATTAAAATTAATATATCTGTTAATTAGTATATCTATTTATTCATGAGCAAAGTCTAGCAGTTACACTCATGAATAACCAAACCTACAAACATTaaagactaagcaacatttcataaataaaacagaaaaaaaaaaatgatcgGAGGACTGCCCAGGGGTAAATCATGCACAGACCTCTTTTAGAAGTagatgtgtgaaaagtggctcGCTTAAGCcttagctaacaaagctacactagctacacaGTTAAGATTACTACACAAGCACATGAAGCTAACTATTCTTaaacaatgtgagctttagcaaatgttgcaaaaactaatgtagctacataagctatgtagataatgtagctacatagcttacgtagctctTTGGCTCCCCTGGCTGCATCGTTCACATTACTAAGCAAGAAAATGTAGGTAAGTACGCTTTAGAGGTaagagctttagcaaacatagcaacAACCAATATAGCTACATAAACTATATCGCTTACGTAGCTACTGTCAGCTTTTTAGCATGGATATTAATGAGCTTCAAGAGGTTTAGCTGCATACCTACatcatctatgtagcttatgtagctaacatagttacatTCGGTACACAGATAACGTAGCAAAGCATATATAGCTAatgttagttttgtaagcgtaGCTATCAATGAGTCAGGCTTAGCTTTAGATGTGTTAGCTttatagctctgttagctgtgcaAGACAAATAGCTTACGTAGCTTACGTAGATGGCATTAGCCCGATTAGTTTAGATATCCATGAGATTCATGAGGtttagctttaactacattaactatgtagctatgcTACATGCTTAAGCTACaaactttagctacatagctagttTAGCTGCTcaaactatgtagctaatgtagctaatatcagctttgctttagctacgtttccttagtagctatgttacctacatagcttaagCAGCTAACAGAGTTACAGAAGCCACGTTCGCGACGTCagaatgttttcatgcttttttcctGTGAGTAGACTGTTAAAGgggttttattaaatgttttattaggttttgcaggtcagttTTTTAACTTCTTACTTTTGTTATCCTAAcctttaccttaaccctaacctaacTGCAAGTATAAAGTTtgagcatgtatttctgttttgacaGATGCAGCATCTCAACTGCAGTGTGGGAGAGGGGCTGTCCAAGATCTGCAGTCTGTAGCCAGACCTCGTTCAACAGTACAGGGTTTGGGTGCCTTCCAGTTTGCATTAAGAATGAGTTTTTTCTCAGTAATTTACCTCCATTTAGCACACTGTTTTAACCAGCACAGTAATGGCGATACTTCTTTTTCCCCCCTCATTGTTCCTCTTCAACAATGGCTGTGTATTcacaaaatgtattttgatcttgttatttttaacattgaAGTGAGATCTAAAATAACAGCAGTGATTTACTAGCAGACATGACACTTTTAATTATGTCAAACTAACAATATTTTGTTTCTCTTACTTCTCTGACATGTATATTGGCACCTTAACAACAGaagccttgttttttttctgtgcatccACGTCAAAGTCTAGGGGCGAGTCTGGCTACAGCTGTTTAAATGATGGTTGTTTTCATCTGCCCTGCTCTTTAAAAGCCATTTCTCTCATCCACTGTGACTGACCAGATATGCATATTTAATGAACCTTGATGAAGACTAAAAATATGTGTCAGAGGTGGGAGGATTAAAATCAGCTGTCTGTAGACCAACACTCATGTCTAAGGTTAGAAATTAAGgcatcatcatcattaaaggAAAATCTACATCAATGTTTGTTTAATCAGAAAAAACTTTTATGTTAGTTCCTATCAATATTTAACCACATATCTAAACTGTTTATGTCTTTACCACTTCCTCTGTTATCTTTGATTTTACTATGGCCAATAAGTTGCAGAAGCTTACTGCTCAGTCATTAATGGtaatctttaatttttaactgGGTTTATAGATCAACTATGTATTTTTCTGGCTGATTATTAGAAATCATCTTGAACAAACCTGATATCTGATATCAGcagtatgtttaaaaaatctctgTGCTGTTACTTTGAACACCACCAACCGGTTCAACAAGCtttatcagattaaaaaaaaaatgcggGTGGAAAATCTTCTCCAGGAAACCAATAAGGGTCATAACTACTCCAGCGTTTCTGTTCCATCTTTGTGACCCACCCTGTGCAGTGTTCAGAGTTCATACATATTTCTATTGTCAAAATCAAGCACTTTCAAGGTGTTTTTCCAACACCTTACAGCTGCTTTTACACAATTACAGACattcttgtcatttttgatatgatacaatatgacaccATATTATATAACATAATCACTGCGGTACAATAGCGTAGGATTGATTTAAGACCATAAATAGAGGAGGACCCAACCAGAGGCTAATGCTTCATGGGGGTACTTGGCATGGCAGTCTAGGAAGCCCTGCCCTGGTCTAGACTAATCATTATTGTGAAATTACtcttagaaaattaaaaacaactgcACAACAAAGCCAGAAGGTGTACAGAAGctgatttctgccacttaaGAACATGAAAGTCACCAGCAGGAAAGTACTGAAAAAAGTTAAGTtgaaagtatgagataaaaagtcatgattatgacacaAGTCAAAATTAGATCTTCATGATGATGAAAACATCATTtccataattttaatttttatctgaTAGTTCTGACTTAACttataatgatttttttgtcataatttcaacttttatttcctaattttgatatttaatctctaaatattaagtttttatcttataattttgaaatttgatctctaaattttatctcataattgaccttttatctcataattttgaatttttctcataattttgaccttttatcttaCATCTTTGAAATTCAATTTACAatattgacttttatctcataatattgccagtttaactcataattttgaaattctacttccaaattttgactttttatcttacacttttgaaattaaagtcacaatattgacttttaattcataaatttgactattaatctcataattttgaaattttatctcacaatATTGACTGTTTATCTCATAACTGACCATTAATCTGATCATCTTGAAATTCTAtcttaatattttgactttttatcttacaaatttgaaatttaactcataattttgactattaatctcataatttggatttttttttctcatacttttgacttttacctCACAACTGATTGTTAATCTCATATTGCAgacataatttttaaaatttatctcACAATATTGACTTCTGTTTCATTATATTGATCCTTTTTCTCTTCTGAATTACTGTTAATCTGTAAATGAAtagattttatctcataattctaaATGTTTATCTCACAAATGACTTTTTGTTTATATATTAAAATGtagactttttcctttttttcaattctatcatatcattgttttttatcttaaaaaatggacatttatctcattattttgagattaatctcataattttaacccttttcactgaaaaaaagtttatttcataattttgactttctattttgttattttgacgTTCTGTCTCATAATCTAGAGTCTAGACTGTATCTCATAATACTGACTCTTTcaaattattgatttttatcacaaaatattgattttatctCATAGCTGACATTCTTTTCTGGTAATTTTGACCacttattattttgaaattttaactcataaaattgactttttctCTCCTAACTGACTTTTAACCTcataatatttacattttatcccATAAGTTTGATatatatttgagtttttatatcattatattGACTTTTCTGGAAGGGTGAAGTGttacttaaaatattttttggtgCAGTTTAAGCAGAGTTTACACTGAGGGAAGCGAAAGTTCGCTGTTGCTGCAGCTCTCCATGACAGCAGAGACAGTTCCTGTGTGAACACATGAGTCACAGATAAAAATAGCCCGCAGGATTTACCATAACAGACAGATCGTTGCAACATCATCGAGAATAACTATGAAAACCATTAGATTTGATCTTAAACACCTGGTTAAATGTTCGAGGATCACGCATATTTCGGTGGCTGacaccccccctcccctctctccctccctccctctttgtctctctctctctctcctcggTACGTCGCGGTCTGGTTTTCTTCCCATTTCCCTCAGCGGTTGGCGGTTCAAACTTACCTTGACATGAGCGAGTTTCCCTACCGGACGAGGATTTTCATCTCACTGATGGTTTGACCTCAATGGAGATATTTTGTTAGAGTTCAAAATAAAGCCACGACTGTCTCAGCGGAGCACGAAGGAACACATGCCAATGTGATGAGgcgtaaaaaaaacaaaaaacaaggaagTCAACCGGAGAGACTGGCACAATCACGTgaagaaatttttttttccaggaactGCCATATGTGGTTAGCCACCAAGGAGACCACGCCCataacaaaactcaaaaacactAGACCCGACTATAGTGATGCTGCCCTCCTGTGGTTGCAGTTACACATAACAAACAAGAACATTGAAACCAGCATTGTCTTCATTTAAAGGTAacacagatatatttttggggacattttttaaaaatctttaatcaTCAAAGATTGAAGACAAACTTAAGGGTGTGAAAAGGGCCACTCTAAGAAATGCAAAGGCTTTCtgccaaaaaaaacagaagatctggttattttggagggaaaaaaagttttagaatTGTAAATTTACGAGAAACCAAACCTGATGATGGTCTTCTTATtgatttaaaggatgacatcatcttcaaatggcaaggatggaatttttaaAGAGGTTAAAGGCTGGCTtaattttcaaaggcaaggatggaatattcaatagactttgaaggatgacatatccatcaaaagcaaggatggaatgtccaaAGAGTTTAAAGGTTGGCATAATtttcagaggcaaggatggaatgttttatagactttaaaggatgacatatccatcaaaagcaaggatggaatgtttaaagagTTTAAAGGTTGGCATCATtttcagaggcaaggatggaatgttttatagactttaaaacATGGCATTATTTTTTAAGGCAAGGCTGGAATATTTTCTAGACTTTAAGGGCTGGCATCCTCATCAAAGAAAAGGATGGACTGTATTACAGACTTTAAAGgttggcatcatcttcaaaggcaagatTGGAAGGTTTTATAGACTTCAAAGGACAAAATCATCTctaaaggcagggatggaatgtaaatactttgaaggatgacatcaccatctaaaaaaaatgaaatgttttatacacttaaaattatataatgaataataataattccaCCCTTctttaaaaggcaaggatggaatgttttatagacattaaaggatgacatcatcttctaaATCATCCATAACATTTTAAAGGATAATATtctcatcaaaggcaaggatgggataTTCTTCTCTTTACAtgtatggaatgttttatagacttgaaagggtgacatcatcttcaaagacgaggactgaattttttttagattactatggatgacatcatcttcaaaggtaaccatggaatgttttatataatTAAAAGGATAACATTGTCGtcaaaggcaaggattgaatttttttttagattattatggatgacatcatcttcaaaagcaacCATGGGATGTTTTATATAATCAAAAGTATAACATCATTGtcaaaggcaaggattgaatgtttcataaacttgaaaggatgacatcatcttcaaaggcagagggttgaatgtttttttagaaTCTTATGGATGACATGTTAAAAGGaaaggattgaatgttttataaacgttaaaggatggcatcatcatCAAATGCAAGGATTGAATGGTTCATAGACTTCattggatgacatcatcttcaaaggcaaggatggaatgttttatagactttaaaggatgacatcatcttcaaaaggcaaggatgaaaatttttttgtactttaaagGATACCATCATCATCAACTGATTGAGTGATTAAATATTTTGTAGACTACTACTGATGACATTCTTTTcaaaaggcaagggtggaatgtttcatagacatTCAAGGACTTTAATGGATGAcgtctttaaaggcagagaatgAAATgctggtgaagctggggatgttgtgGGCATTTCCCCTCCATTTTAACCAGATAGTAGGCCATAGCAATAAAAGACAGTGAACAGAATGGAAAGATTGTTGGTATGTCTGTGTTCCTATAAAGATGGAGAGATGAAGAATGCTGAATTTCTtttataatttgtcttttttgattTGAAGAAGGATATGTgcacagaaaaatgtttgtttccaAAATAACTTGTTTAGTGGACTGGGAcctgggataaaaaaaaaacagctgaaagcatccagtttaactttttatttctcagtatttgcattttcacttttgtgtatttttacatcactgtttttGATTGTGTTCTTTTGTGTCGGCTGTGTCCCCGTTCGTGCTCCTACTCGTCTGCCTCATGGGCCCCGTACCCGAGTCGGTCTGCAGAGGGAAAATGAGCCCAGAAGGTTCTGGCTAACTCTTCGATTTGTTCATATCCGGCGTGTTTGCGGAGCTCCTCCACCCAGCCAAAGAAATCGTCTGAGGTCATGGCCCAGTTTGGGACGCTTCGTTTCTGTTTCCCAACTGAAGTAGGAGAGATAAATTAGTGGGATTAAAGGGATGGCTTGTTAGTTAGGTGTGAAGTTTATACGGTGTTTGTTATTTACCTTCCTGGACTGCGTCCTCTTCTGCTcctaaaatgaaacagaaaactttagaaaaaaaatcagtcttgTGAAAATCAGTCAGagtgagagctgctgctgctctcacaCAATCTCTGGAGTTCTTCCACAGAAATGCGAAGAGGTTTTTGTTTTCACGCTGATGCGTCACCTTCAGCACCAAGGCTCTAAAATAACAACAAGATGAGAACACCTATCCTTAACTGAAGTCGGTTTCACCCTGGGTTTAGTCTCTAAGGCTCAAATCAGCCTGAGCAAAGTTACAAAGTACATTCTTAAAGTTCATTTGACAGTatgaaaaaaagagttttaaagtcattaattATATTGATAAGAAagtaaaatattgtaaaaataaaggcaGCAGAAGATTAAAAATCAGGGACTGAATTCAGTGGTCTGCTTGGCTTTCATATGGAGTATTTAAAACTTACGTTGggctttgatgtgttttttttacccttttatttccTATAAAAATGACCTTATTCTGTTATCTGAGAAAAAGATCTGATAGACAGATAAAGGATATTTTCTGTCCTCAGCTGTGCAAGGCTCCTTTTATTGATATCAGCGCCATCGTGTGGCGGTGGTAGTATTTATAAAGACTGAGGATTGTAGCTCCTCCCCTTTGCAGTCCCATATATGGTAATACTGAAACAGCTCCGTGATTTGCGTCAAAATTTAAGTCCAAAATTAACTTTACTTCAATTAAAACGCACATAAAGCAACATTAACAGTCTAGTCACATTTGTAGTCGTTCATTTCTGCGTTTCTATTGATTTGTTGAGTAAAGTTTGCCTGCTAAGTGTATTAGCTTTGTAGCTCTGCCTTGTGTGCTTGTTTACAATTGAACTGCCTAGCTAATGTAAAAAATGGCGTCTGTTTTGATGtgtaattgtatttttattctaGCGCAGAGACTGGAGCTGTACTGTATGATTCACCACCATCAACAACTATAGGTTTTGTTATTCCTGACAGGTATGTACATACTTGTGCATGGTAGAATGCTCTTTGTTCTTCATAGCAAATTGTAAAGTCTTTACATAGAATTTCAGTATATTTGttcatatttatgtattttgatTGGATATGAGATATGTTATAATATGATTGGGCATGATAGATACAATATGTTTAATTTGTCACAATACAAACtgataatttttatttttccctttgagACTCAA
Coding sequences within it:
- the otos2 gene encoding otospiralin-like: MHKALVLKVTHQRENKNLFAFLWKNSRDCVRAAAALTLTDFHKTDFFSKVFCFILGAEEDAVQEVGKQKRSVPNWAMTSDDFFGWVEELRKHAGYEQIEELARTFWAHFPSADRLGYGAHEADE